The nucleotide sequence ccctccgatgaagtgtgagtagtttacttcagacctttgggtccatagctagtagctagatggcttcttctctctttttggatctcaatacaatgttctccccctctctcgtggagatctattcgatgtaatcttctttttgtggtgtgtttgttgagaccgatgaattgtgggtttatgatccaacttatctatggaaaatatttgaatcttctctgaattcttttatgtatgattgagttatctttgcaagtctcttcgaattatcctttttggtttagccaactagattggtagttcttgcaatgggagaagtgcttagctttgggttcaatcttgcggtgtcattgcccagtgatagaaagggttgcaaggcacgtattgtattgttgccatcgaggataacaagatgtttttttttatcatattgcatgaatttatccctctacatcatgtcatcttgctgaaggcgttactctgttttaacttaatactctagttgcatgctagatagtggtcgatgagtggagtaatagtagtagatgcagaatcgtttcgatctacttgtcttggacgtgatgcctatatacacgatcattacctagatatgctcataactatgctcaattctgtcaattgctcaacagtaatttgttcacccaccgtagaatatctatgctcttgagagaagccactagtgaaacctatggcccccgggtctattctcatcatatcaatctctatcgctttatttacttgctttatttttactttgccttttacttttcactttgcatctatctaataaaaataccaaaaatattatttatcatctctatcagatctcactctcgtaagtgaccatgaagggattgataacccctaaccgcgttggttgcgagtagctatcgttttgtgtaggtacgagggacatgtgcgtggtctcctactggattgataccttggttctcaaaaactgagggaaatacttacgctactttgttgcatcatcctctcctgttcggggaaatccaacgcaatgctcaagaggcagcagaagttatcttatcggattgagtctttcatgagaacacttgatgtatgtcttggtgatcaacttgcgggtttcgtgacattgggaacctatgcataggggttggcacacgttcttgactctccggtagtagctttggggcactctttgaagtacttttatgttggttggatgaatctgagattgtgtgacgcatatcgtataatcatgcccacggatacttaaggtgacaatggagtatctaggtgacattagggttttggttgatttgtgtcttaaggtgttattctagtacggactcttttatagatcgatccgaaagaataactttgaggtgattttgtaccctaccataatctctacgtttgttctccgctattagtggctttggagtgactctttgttgcatgttgagggcttgttatatgatctatctatgttattattgttgagagaacttgcattagtgaaagtatgaaccctaggccttgtttcctatcattgcaataccgtttacgctcacttttattgcttgctaccttgctgtttttataatttcagattacaaatacctttatctactatctattttgcacttgtatcaccatctcttcaccgaactagtgcacctatacaatttatcgttgtattgggtgtgttggggacacaagactctttgttatttggttgcagggttgcttgagagagaccatcttcatcctacgcctcctacggattgataaaccttaggtcatctacttgagggaaatttgctactgtcctacaaatctgtgcacttgcaggcctaacaatgtctataagaagaaggttgtgtagtagacatcacggatCCGGTCGCGACTGCAGcgcacgccgccgccccgtccgcccCGCCCCGTCCGCCTCACCCCGTCCGCCGCAACTCCGCCCGGCCCCGGCCCGCCCGCCGTAGCTCCGACCCGCCCTGGCTTCGTCCGCCACCGCcccgcacgccgccgccgtcccgcagCTCTGCCCCACCCCGGCTCCGTCCGCCACCGCCCGCCCGGCTCAGTCCACCACCGCCCCTTAGCTCCGCCCTGCCCGGCCCGGCTCCGTCCGCCACCAATTTGGACCATCAATTTgaaccatctgttggagttgagctTTTTCCGAAGCTCCAAAACGCACTTTTTGGCGGTCCAAATTTTACATCTTCGATTTTGGACCGCCaaattttggaccatctattggagatgctcttaacatGAGCTAATATTGCCCTTGCAAAGCCTCCggacaattcttccatttccaattcATGCAATCGAGAGATCCAAACAAACCTGGCCACCCTCTCACTTCTGAGGTTGCCAAGAGCCTCTAGGTGTCTGCCacagttggttctctcaggtacAGAAGTCCGAACACCTCGATCACGACCgttgcaaacctgaccatggcatctccgcatgtgctctcagacatccaTAGGTACTCGTCCCATGAATCAGCGGTTGTGCCATGCAATCATTCGGAGTGCGGtcgtgcacttctggtaaccagatAACACAATCGTTCTCATGTTGTCCTTCTTCAGGATGAAGTAGTAGTCATAGGACCGCACACCCTAGTACAAACGGTCGAAGATAGTCTTGTGCATCTAAAAACACCGGCGAAAATGGTTAGCGAAGAGTGCACCCGGGGCAAAGTAGTTGGCCATCAGTGTCAAATGGCCGCGCGCCCTATTGCGGTTGAGCACTCAATGACCCTTGATTGAGCCCTTGAAAGTGCGAACATGTTCCTCTACACGCTCCGCCTCTTCAAGGACTGCCTGCATCATCACCGTCTCATCGGAGTACTCCTCCTCGTCCGACAAGCCGTCGGATGACTCAACAtagtgctcgtatatgtactccaaatcggagaccattgctagaaagaagaagggaaaaccgtTTTAAGCTCCGGTGGTTCATCGAACAGTTGTCGGGCATGGTGAGTATAGCAGTAGTGGATGGTACCTGGTGGAGGGAGGGGGGGTCGGAGGACAGGGGTTGAAAGACAACGGAGGAGAAGCGGGGTGGAGAACTGCTAGAGCGCTGGAGGTGACGGAGACGTAGAGTTCCGGCAAGGGTGTGGCGTGGCAGTCATGATGGTGGAGCGGCGGCAAAGGCAAGAGAGAAAGTAGGAAGAAGAGAAAATGGGGAGGATGGAGGCGTGGGTCCGCGAAGGATTCTGGATGGGACGAGGGTGCCGGAGTACTACATGTCTGGTGTCTGGACTGTCGCAAACCTCCCCACATTTGTCTCATGTTTGTGGAAGAAAAAGCGTTCGAACAACTCCGCGGACCGATACATACCAGCattggatggcttccgcggtccggACAGCACGGTGTAGACAGATGCGGGCGGTTTATAGGTttgccttggagatgcccttatactTGAGCTTTGAAAAAGAAAACGCAGATGCGGGCGGTTTACGGGTCCgtcttggagatgcccttagagcatctatagccgggcgCCCCAAACCGGCCTCAAACGCCCGGCGGCCTGCCCGTTCACTGACCGGTCAAGAAAATTGACCCAGACGGGTGCCTCAAATGCCCAGGCCgactggcacccctcatatccagcccaaatatggggcggatatgggggcgcccgggcgcATCCGACACGTCTGACTTACGGCGGGGTCCCACGACGGAAACGCTCGAAAACACGGCGGTCCGAAGCTCGCTTCCTCCATTGGACCGATGTCGCCGTGGGGCGCTGCTCCGGCGGGCCACGTAGTGCCTAGCCCGACTATTTAATCGGCGGCACCGAAATCCTATCATCCATATTTTCCTTCGCTTGTCCGCCGGCGTCACTTTCCACTCCCCCGTccgcctagtagccatgcccccacgccgCCGGGTGAGGAACCATCCATTTCTAATGCCGGAGCGCCGGCTCAAACTCCTTGAGTAGATCCAAGCGCGGAGCCCGGATAGCCGCGGGGCTACCCCCGGATGCAGTGGATccggaggagttggaggaggtggtggaggagaacGACGAGGAGGGGGGTGAGCtggaggaggatgtgggggacgctgGTGGTGCGGATCTACAGGCGAAGCAGCAACCCATCCTCGATTCTCTCCGCTCGGAGTTAGCTGCGAAGGCCATACACCGTCGCCGACAGGAGATGGAGGCcgcagaggaggaggagatgctcgcctacatggatgaggtcaagcaggaggaggatgagccgAGGCACCCCTACCCGCCCGTCGAGCCGGCGCCCGGCATTGTCGTCGTGGATATCTCCGACaacgtagtatgtagtatgtagtacgtaggatttttttttgcatgctatgtatggatTTAGGGGTTGAAATATGAGAGACTCAGATATAGAGTGGTTAATTGAAGACATGATCAGTCACTATCTGCGGACGCGTCCgtgtttttttttgaattaaaaggTAGAGCATTTTCTACCTTATGCACTCAAAATGGGCGAAAAAACCCGGATGAACAGAGTCATTTACATGAAGGTGATGTTAACAGCGCACAAAGGAGTGCAGCAGGCCATCATCAAACCTATTGTGATACAGAATTCATGATAGAAGAAAGGGAGAGAACGCGCATATTTTAACTGGGATTAAAAGCAGCTGCCCAGTTCAACAAGTTCTACCTAGTATGTTGTGAGGCATGCAGGCTCCATACTTTGATCAGCTCAGTGACTCCAGTGTATACCCGGCGCTCCTGCCAAAAGGATCCCTCAAACACGCGAGCATTCCTGGCATTCTAAAGTGTGACCGCACACGCCGAGGATATGCCACAGCTTGCCATGCCGTGTCCTCGGTTGGTCTGAGCATAGGAAAAATTCAGGTTCTGTAGAAGATGTGGCCATCTCCTGCAAGCCTAAGTTGAACCATAGCGCTTGTGCAAGTTTGCATCTCAGTAGTATATGGCTCATTGTCTCCGCAGCTGGGCAAAGGTCATAGCCATTATGCGACACAAATTTGTCCCAATGCTTCCTTAACATATTATCTCTGGTGTTGTGTCTGTCCCGAAGTGCAATCCACAGGAATATACGGTGCTTGTGTGGTATGATTCTGTCCCAAATGAGGCGGGCTGGCGTATATGTTTTACCTCGAAAGGTGAGCAGTTTGTAAAAATAAGCAGTGCTCAAGCTCCTGTCAACGAGCAGAGGCATTCTGGTGTCAGCTGTATCAACTTGGGGCTGCACATTACTCAAGATTTCATCAACGGCTTCCAGCTCTTGTGTTGCTGTGAAGGAGAGGTTTGGATGAAGCTGGAGGCTCCATTGTCAATGTCTAAACTAGGAAGCGACCGTGCAAAACTGGGCCACAGAGAAGATAAAAAGCGTTGGAAAAACAGTGTTTAAGAGGCCGGATTTGCTAAGTCCGACCGTAGATGCTAGATGTAAAAAAAACGCAGGAGAGTCGTTTCAGTGCAGTCCGGCTGGTTATACTGTAGTAGCACCGTAGGCCGGCGGGCGACCTACGGCTACGGCATAGCCTGATTACCATGTCATCGTCGCAAGTCGCAAGAGGCCACCCACTGTTGCCCTCGGTGCGTGCCCACCCAACAGTGCTCGCTTCCGGCCGTGAACAGTCGAGACCCACTGTTCACGACTACTCGTGACTCATGGTGGTCCGAATCGCCCCGGGATTTTATGCATCCGGATGAAAAGCATGCCGCAATGTTGCGTTCACAGCTCGCACGACACGCTACCAGGAGGAGTAACTTTTGGAGTGACTGCAAAAGGTGTAGCGTGAGTTCATCAGCGTTGGCTCAAGTGCCATTCCGTCACGTCAAACAGCTTGGTAACGCTAGTCCACGGTCATACTCATTCCTATAAACGCATACACATACATAGTACCCCTATAAGCACCTCCGAGAGACCGAGTCGAcatatcatcttaagatttacAAAGCcatcgtaggcgcctcgtcgtcgacaggAACATCTCCTCCTactgaaataaattcaaaaataatgCGAGCACTAAAACTTAAACCCTGATGGGCTGCGGATATCGCTGTCCTCTaatcatccaaccacaggttggttcgcgacTTGTACACAGTAGCGGACCCACCATTGGGGCGAgctggggcggccgccccgggtcgCCGGTGGCGGAGAATAGCCCCCCACCTACACATCTGCCGATCTGCGGGATGCGGCAGCTCTATTCTCTGTTTCAGAATTTAAAAAGCAGTGGCGCTCTTTTCTGTTTCGTTTTTAGCGATCGAAGGGGTACGTCTGTATGACGTGAGGGAGAAACAGACTTGGGCTGGTCTGGTAGACTGGACTGGCCTACTACAGGCCCAATCGATCTCTCCTTTCCTTTCcttaaaaaaaacataaaaaaaaaatcCCCAATCCATCCACAAACCGCGTTGAGCGTTCCCCTCACGATCTATGAATATATACAACTCTCATCACATTCATAATTTTGTAGGTCTTGTTTGAAAATTAGAATTATGGGATCATATTGTGGCTTAAGGGCATATTCAAGGGAGACCTGCAAAACTCGGGTATATGTCTGATTGGACACTCTTGTTCACTTTTACAATCCAACGCGGTCCTGCATCGGTCCGTGAAGTGTTTCGGGCGTCCATTTTTCGACAAAGTGGAGACAAACATCAGGAGCTATACCTCCGGACATCTTTTGATCAACCAAAAGCCTTCGCGTGGTCCTACTGTCTTCGCTCTCCCTCCGCACATGCATGGTCACCTCTTCTCTGTCTCCTCTCAATCGGACACACTACAGTATCCCATCCGGAATAGCTTCACACATGATGTTTTATGGACGTCACGTGGACGATGCTAGGATCTCACGTTCCTTATTTATGGATGGATTTCATCTAACAGTGATTAGTTACTGTCGTGCACGCATCAGGCGGAAAAAGGTCGGCTGCGTAGCACTGCTCTATCTCACCACATGTATGATCCCCATCTACCTTTTCTCCTTCCAGCCGGATACTTTGTAATTAGCGTTAGATGGCTTCCTTCCATATCATATCCGCGGATCACGTCCGAACACAAAAACGGACATATACCCGAGGAATTTGTGGatcagtgttggagatgccctaagtgagCATTTCAAGCGATAATAGTACATGTTAGCAGTTTACTAGTTTCTAAGAGCTtttttattcttttgttgttgaatgcTATGAGTTTTGGTTGAATAGAGTAACATTTGTATTCAAAAAAATTTGACATTAAATGTTCGCCCCAGCTAACTTCAATTCCTGGGTCCGCCACTGCTTGCACAGTAAGTTGTTTCATATCTTGAAGCAATTTTGCCCCATGCCATGTCTTTGGAACGACGAAATCACTCCTGATCCTTTTCAAGAAAGACAGAAAAGAATGCATACACCTTGGCTGTGAGATGAAGCATGTGTATGTGAAACCTATTTTTCTTCTAAGATATGAGGTTTTTTGTCCTTCGCAAACTGGTCCGGGAACGAAACCTCTATATTTTCTGTTCTGCTCTGGAGTGTATCTGGGAAACTTTGTGTATTAGTTTTGTTATTTGGTTAATAAAAGACGCCTAGACAAAGCATGTCCTTGGGCAATCACGGAGCATGAAATTAAAATTGATGGACCAAATTCGAATGCTAATCAATCTCTACTCCTAGTGGAGCAGTTgatagtctcgcttccaggttttttttcgtcccaccactttcgtctgggtttttttgtaggttaaccgtcgtagattttttttgtcGCCTTCCCcatttcatcggtttattttcacttcaccctctcacacaacgaaaaaaattgaacggatcagaactttccatactgacgcaaattatttagtaatgtctttatgtaaaagaatcaatcacaatcaatctctaaagatcaaatctaaattaattaatcttcataacgtttgtttccttccgaatcacgtccataactttccttccttgtttgggcagaaactgtttggtagcagagattaggaagctttctatgagtgtagtaataggaagtattctttttcttgataattcgtttccatgcatgatgatagtaaattaggccaacattcaccactatttatcaacgtcatcaatcgtattcattcctaccagttttaagggaatctgctcgctatgtcttttctaaggggatccgctcgctaagtcGTCGTCGCACGTTATTTTCACAAGCAATTCCCCTAAAAAAAGGCGTGTGTATTGGTAGTTGAACGCCCGCTAGGTTTTCCGCCTGTCCCATCCTCGCGCtgtgccgccgccacccgccgaatTTCCAGCCACCCGAGCCCGTTAACTTCGCCAGCCATCGGGTCGACTGCCCCCGTCCCAAACCCCCATCCCCGAGCACTAGCTATCGCCGCGTTGCCGCCCCAAGCTCCACGCCACCGGGAACGAATCAAGCGCCGTCCCGACACCGCCATCGCCGTCCCAACACCTCCAGCCTTGCATGGACAGCTTCAATGTGCAGTCTCCCTTGCTGCCTCACCTTCTGCCAGCGCATGCAGCGGCGGGGTTGGACGCGTGCGTGCTTGCTAGCTTGCCCTCCGTGCGTACATACTTGCTCTGCGTGCATCGCACCGGCCAATGCGCATGATGCGTGTGTGCCTGCTTTTCTGTATGTGTATGCCAGCGTGATGCGTGTGTGCGTTGCTGTGTGTGTATGATATAGATGGCCCGAGTGTGTTCATGCTGTGCTCTGCTCTCTGCTGATCTATGTGTTGGTGCTCCTCCTATATGTTCATGCCATACAAATAAAATTTCTGTTAATCTTCTGACATGTTGAGTTGGTTCTCTCTGTCTTCTGAGGGGGTGAATGCAAAGCAGTCTATTAAGCCAGGCACTATTGCTGagctaaattgacaaaaaaatattggtAGCCATAGTTGTAGTTTAAGTAGTAGCGAGTTGTCTGATATGTATAAAGAGCCCGTTGCAACTGAGCCCGTTGCTAAATTGACAAAAAAGatcgccaatgtcacttgatatgtatgagaatattaaatataTTATTAACAtaattaatattgaactcttaaagttaatatggtcccattgcaacgcacgggcgttcttctagttcaACTAATCATGTACATCATTGCCGTTGACCGAGAATGGTAAGGAGGGTCTATGTTTGGGGCATGATAATTCCATATGAATTTCACTACAGATAATGTTTGGCAAAAAATATTCAAGTGCTAATCAATTCTTAATTATGTGGTTTATATTTTTTGAAAACAATTATATGCTTTACATTGGGTCTATATTTGGAACGGAgtaagagcataattggtttgatgccaacatttgacattgccaatatttggcaagccaacatttggcaaaatcaaaAGTTGCCTAATGTTGGCAACTTTTTGTGAGGTTGAGAAGAAAAGTTGGTAGTCAACCAATCACTAGCCAACATTTGGTATTTGCCAAATATTGGCATTGCCAACTTTTGGCATCGAACCAATCATGCTCTAAGTCCAGACACAGCAAAATTttaatagtactactagtagtgCCACAAGGAGATGCACAGGGGACGACCTCGCAGAGCATCCCCCGCCTTCTAAACCCAGCAAGCAATGCGAAGTTGACCTTTTGTAGTGGGACAAGAAGAGAAGGCCAGCCATCGGCTATCCCGCTAGCCCTGGTCCAACTATAAAACCCCAAGCACTAGCAGGCAACACCTCACCACCCCACACACCATtgcctaccaccaccaccacccgtgaGCAGTGACAGTTGTTTTCGTTTCTAGCAATAGCAATGGAGTCCTCCTGCCGCTCCAGCAGGCCGAGCCCTCTCCTCGCCTTCCTCTgcttcgtcgtcgtcctcctcctcctggtcCTTCCCCTGCACCCGGCGTCCGCGGCGCCCACGTCAAGTGAGTTTCACCCCTTTCTGCTCCGACACTCGGTTCCTGATTCTTCCGTTCTTGATCCATGATACATGTGTCATAGATCCAGCTGCTTTTGCCCCGGTTGCCGTCGCTGATCATTCGTGTGGTGATCTTGCAGGGAGCATGCGCCTGAGGAACCAGCAGCACCCGCCGTCTCTGAAGCTTTCTTCTCTGCAGGAGATGACGACGGCGGCGACCGGGAAGCTgcggggccgggcggcggcgaggaTGGACGTGGAGGTGAACGACTACCCCGGGTCCGGCCCCAACAACCGCCATGACCCTCCGAAGGGCCCCGGAAGAGGGTGAACCAAGCTCACCGCCACCGGCACCAGCTGGCCtggcctgctgctgctggtgccGCTCTGTCCGTAGCTATAGCCATTACTACTGTTACTGTGCTTCACACCATGCATGCATAAACTAAGGAAAGATCAAGTGATGTTTTGCTCGGCCGGgtctctcctctcctcttcctaGTACTGTATCTGTCAACTCAACTGTCATGTACTGATGTA is from Triticum aestivum cultivar Chinese Spring chromosome 1B, IWGSC CS RefSeq v2.1, whole genome shotgun sequence and encodes:
- the LOC123094487 gene encoding uncharacterized protein: MESSCRSSRPSPLLAFLCFVVVLLLLVLPLHPASAAPTSRSMRLRNQQHPPSLKLSSLQEMTTAATGKLRGRAAARMDVEVNDYPGSGPNNRHDPPKGPGRG